One genomic region from Bacillota bacterium encodes:
- the yabQ gene encoding spore cortex biosynthesis protein YabQ has product MSLETQLAVFFVAIGIGAGAAFLFDCYRVARVSLQLGRWGTGFGDLIAWIVLTAVVFGLLLPANWGEVRWYVLLGLGAGAFLYHRRLSRFGTACWERCLRFSGRLIRVLAAPFLFAWRTVFSAFRIATRPLVGIRKRLRRPPPDNRQL; this is encoded by the coding sequence TTGTCGCTGGAAACCCAGTTGGCCGTCTTTTTTGTGGCCATCGGCATTGGGGCGGGAGCGGCCTTTCTTTTTGATTGTTACCGGGTGGCCAGAGTGAGCCTGCAGCTTGGCCGGTGGGGTACTGGTTTCGGGGACCTGATCGCCTGGATAGTGCTCACGGCGGTGGTTTTCGGCCTCCTGCTGCCGGCCAACTGGGGCGAGGTACGCTGGTATGTCCTATTGGGGCTGGGCGCGGGGGCGTTTCTGTATCACCGCCGCCTTTCCCGGTTCGGTACGGCCTGTTGGGAGCGCTGCCTCCGTTTTTCCGGCCGGCTGATCCGGGTTTTGGCCGCCCCTTTTCTATTTGCCTGGCGAACGGTGTTTTCCGCTTTCCGGATTGCGACCCGGCCCCTCGTTGGGATCCGTAAGCGCCTCCGCCGCCCGCCTCCCGATAACCGGCAGCTTTGA
- the yabP gene encoding sporulation protein YabP encodes MSEEAGHRLEVGQRKETRVDGVRHVESFTEQEILVDTNMGLLVLAGEGLNITQLDLEAGRLQVEGYINSIEYKDSGYRKTRRGKNILSRILK; translated from the coding sequence GTGAGCGAGGAAGCCGGGCACCGGCTGGAAGTGGGGCAGCGCAAGGAGACCAGGGTTGACGGGGTACGGCACGTGGAGAGTTTTACCGAGCAAGAGATCTTGGTCGACACCAATATGGGCCTCTTGGTGCTTGCCGGGGAAGGTCTGAACATCACTCAGCTCGACCTGGAGGCGGGAAGACTCCAGGTGGAGGGCTATATCAACAGCATCGAGTACAAGGATTCCGGGTACCGGAAAACCCGCCGCGGCAAAAACATATTGAGCCGTATTCTGAAATAG
- a CDS encoding RNA-binding S4 domain-containing protein, protein MRLDKFLKVSRLIKRRALAKEVCDQGLVTVNGRPAKAGTPVSPGDIVRVRLGSRNLHFEVLRPDEHVPAKAAADLYRLLDNGMEAGRGDNR, encoded by the coding sequence GTGCGGCTCGATAAGTTCCTGAAGGTGTCACGCCTGATCAAGCGCCGTGCCCTGGCCAAAGAAGTCTGCGACCAAGGGTTGGTTACCGTAAACGGGCGGCCGGCCAAGGCCGGGACCCCGGTCAGCCCGGGAGATATTGTGCGGGTGCGATTGGGTTCCCGCAACCTTCATTTTGAGGTTCTGAGGCCCGATGAGCATGTGCCGGCCAAGGCGGCGGCTGATTTATACCGTCTGCTCGACAATGGGATGGAAGCGGGCCGGGGTGACAACCGCTAG
- a CDS encoding HU family DNA-binding protein, which translates to MNKAELVSSVAEKTNLTKKDAEKALSAMLESIGEALSAGDKVQLVGFGTFETRERAARKGRNPQTGEEIDIAATKVPVFKAGKQLRESVGK; encoded by the coding sequence GTGAACAAGGCTGAACTCGTTTCGAGTGTCGCCGAAAAAACAAACCTGACCAAGAAGGATGCCGAAAAAGCGCTTTCCGCAATGCTGGAGAGCATTGGGGAGGCCCTTTCCGCTGGAGACAAGGTTCAACTGGTCGGGTTCGGCACATTTGAGACCCGGGAGAGAGCGGCCCGTAAGGGGAGAAATCCTCAGACCGGCGAGGAGATCGACATCGCGGCCACGAAGGTTCCGGTTTTCAAGGCCGGGAAGCAGTTGCGGGAGTCGGTCGGCAAGTAA
- the mazG gene encoding nucleoside triphosphate pyrophosphohydrolase: MATGVLIAGLGPGAVGDIPAGLAEELARYDRVFLRTARHPVVPWLLEQGLRFETFDRYYEDGDTFDAVYRRIAAAVISAARRQAVAYAVPGHPLVAEESTRLILDEARRTGLETRVRPAMSFLDAVYAALLLDPSEGLLILDAMQPGLFEPVQAKGVMLLQVHDRMVAGEAKIHLMAYYADEQPVMVVRAAGVPGLERIEEVPLYALDRLDWLDHLTSVYIPPVAQPRRTCDLTPLVGIMAVLRGKDGCPWDREQTHRSIGRYLIEEAYEVLDAIERENVHSLCEELGDLLLQIVFHAQMAREEAAFDMNAVVQTVCDKMIHRHPHVFGREKVRDADEVLTNWERLKRREKQEAGDSCLAGVPRRLPALLRADRVQEKASRLGFDWPDHRGALAKLEEELDEFRQALDTGDRDRIVEELGDLLFATVNVSRLIKVDAEECLRQTVDKFTRRFAQVEEKCRASGRVLDQVSLSEMDDWWEEAKKLEKS, translated from the coding sequence ATGGCGACTGGCGTATTAATTGCCGGCTTGGGGCCGGGGGCCGTCGGGGACATTCCCGCGGGTTTGGCGGAGGAGTTGGCCCGGTACGACCGGGTATTCCTGCGCACCGCCCGGCACCCGGTGGTACCCTGGCTTTTGGAACAGGGCCTGCGGTTCGAGACTTTCGACCGGTACTACGAGGACGGTGACACGTTCGACGCGGTGTACCGGAGAATTGCCGCCGCGGTAATCAGCGCGGCGCGGCGGCAGGCGGTGGCCTACGCCGTTCCCGGGCATCCCCTGGTGGCTGAGGAGTCAACCCGGTTGATTCTTGATGAAGCCCGGCGGACCGGACTCGAAACGCGGGTGCGGCCGGCCATGAGTTTTCTGGACGCGGTGTACGCGGCCTTGCTCCTGGACCCGTCCGAGGGCCTTCTAATCTTGGACGCTATGCAACCGGGGCTTTTTGAACCGGTACAGGCCAAGGGGGTAATGCTGCTCCAAGTCCACGACCGGATGGTGGCCGGAGAGGCCAAGATCCACCTGATGGCTTACTATGCGGACGAACAACCCGTGATGGTGGTTCGGGCGGCCGGCGTTCCCGGGCTGGAACGGATCGAGGAAGTCCCGCTCTACGCCCTGGACCGGCTGGACTGGTTGGACCACCTGACCTCCGTTTATATCCCGCCCGTTGCCCAACCCCGCCGGACTTGCGACCTGACTCCCCTGGTGGGCATCATGGCCGTGCTGCGCGGCAAGGACGGCTGCCCTTGGGACCGGGAACAGACCCACCGGTCGATCGGGCGATACCTGATTGAGGAAGCGTACGAGGTTCTAGACGCCATAGAACGGGAAAACGTGCATAGTCTCTGTGAAGAATTGGGAGACTTATTACTGCAAATCGTGTTCCACGCCCAGATGGCCAGGGAAGAAGCCGCTTTCGACATGAACGCCGTGGTCCAAACGGTGTGCGATAAGATGATCCACCGGCACCCCCACGTGTTCGGCCGGGAGAAGGTGCGGGATGCGGATGAGGTGCTGACCAACTGGGAGAGGCTTAAACGCCGGGAGAAGCAAGAAGCCGGTGATTCCTGCCTGGCGGGGGTTCCCCGGAGATTGCCGGCCTTGCTGAGGGCCGACCGCGTTCAAGAGAAAGCTTCCCGCTTGGGGTTTGACTGGCCGGACCATCGCGGGGCGTTGGCCAAACTGGAAGAGGAACTGGACGAGTTTCGGCAGGCGCTGGACACGGGCGATCGGGACCGGATCGTCGAGGAACTCGGGGACCTCCTGTTCGCCACGGTGAACGTATCCCGCCTGATCAAGGTGGACGCGGAGGAATGCCTGCGCCAAACGGTGGACAAGTTCACCCGCCGCTTTGCGCAAGTCGAGGAGAAATGCCGGGCGTCGGGGCGGGTACTAGACCAAGTCTCCTTGTCGGAGATGGACGACTGGTGGGAGGAAGCAAAAAAGTTGGAGAAATCCTAG